In a single window of the Deinococcus reticulitermitis genome:
- the kduD gene encoding 2-dehydro-3-deoxy-D-gluconate 5-dehydrogenase KduD: protein MSNPFDLSGKVALVTGGGVGIGQAIAVGLAQAGADVAVTTHRSGEGQTGEAVTACGVRFKAVQTDLTRQDSSSINTLLDEIERDLGAVDILVNNAGMIRRADAAEYTEADWEAVIELNQSAVWRMCQAAGQRMLEREYGKIINVASLLSFQGGIRVPAYTASKHAVAGLTKALANEWAAKGVNVNAIAPGYIATDNTAALRADAGRSKSILERIPAGRWGTPADLAGAAVFLASPASDYVNGHVLVVDGGWLAR from the coding sequence AGCAATCCCTTCGACCTGAGCGGAAAGGTCGCGCTGGTGACCGGTGGTGGCGTGGGCATCGGGCAGGCCATCGCGGTTGGTCTGGCTCAGGCGGGAGCGGATGTGGCCGTCACCACCCACCGCTCTGGTGAGGGGCAGACCGGGGAGGCCGTCACAGCCTGCGGGGTCCGCTTCAAGGCCGTGCAAACCGACCTAACCCGGCAGGATTCTTCCAGTATCAACACGCTGCTGGACGAAATAGAACGCGATCTGGGGGCGGTGGACATCCTGGTGAACAACGCCGGGATGATTCGCCGGGCCGACGCTGCCGAGTACACCGAGGCCGACTGGGAAGCGGTCATTGAACTCAACCAGTCGGCGGTGTGGCGCATGTGTCAGGCAGCGGGACAACGCATGCTGGAGCGGGAGTACGGCAAGATCATCAACGTCGCCTCGCTGCTGTCGTTTCAGGGCGGCATTCGCGTTCCGGCCTACACCGCCAGTAAGCACGCCGTGGCCGGACTCACGAAAGCCCTGGCGAACGAATGGGCGGCAAAAGGTGTGAACGTCAACGCCATTGCGCCCGGTTACATCGCCACCGACAACACCGCCGCGCTCAGGGCCGATGCCGGGAGAAGCAAGAGCATTCTGGAACGGATTCCTGCCGGACGCTGGGGCACTCCCGCCGACCTGGCGGGCGCAGCGGTTTTTCTGGCTTCCCCCGCGTCGGATTACGTGAACGGGCATGTGCTGGTGGTCGACGGTGGCTGGCTCGCCCGCTGA
- a CDS encoding sugar kinase, whose amino-acid sequence MNVHHAMHVHHPDRLFELVSVGECMVELRARESLRTATELQRSYGGDTLNTLVTASRLGLRTAFISRVGNDPFGEGMRRAWEVEGVNVEAAPLVSGENGVYFIHVQDSEREFTYRRAGSAASQLSPSDIPELLIAATKVLLISGITQAISANAQAATLYAARLAREHHVYVAYDPNYRPALWQSRGGLKAAWRACQEVLPFTDLLLPSHPADDVLMTDLADWHGVQVSKRGAEGAILRGASGDTVIPASPVTVTDSTGAGDAFNAGLISGLLEGRTLSEAVTFAHRVAGIGLRYPGAIPPRAEFHQECLSLERVLATKRW is encoded by the coding sequence ATGAATGTCCACCACGCAATGCACGTACACCACCCGGATCGCCTTTTCGAACTGGTAAGCGTGGGCGAGTGCATGGTGGAATTGCGGGCCAGGGAATCCCTCCGTACAGCCACGGAACTTCAGCGCAGCTATGGAGGCGACACCCTGAATACCCTGGTTACCGCCAGTCGCCTGGGGTTACGCACCGCTTTTATCTCACGAGTGGGGAATGATCCTTTCGGTGAAGGAATGCGTCGGGCCTGGGAGGTGGAGGGTGTGAACGTGGAAGCTGCGCCGCTGGTCAGCGGTGAGAACGGCGTTTACTTCATTCATGTGCAGGACAGCGAAAGGGAATTCACCTACCGCCGGGCAGGCAGTGCCGCCAGCCAGTTGTCGCCCAGCGACATCCCGGAACTTCTGATCGCTGCCACAAAAGTGCTGCTCATTAGTGGAATTACCCAGGCAATCAGTGCTAATGCCCAGGCCGCCACGCTGTACGCCGCACGACTGGCACGCGAGCACCATGTCTACGTGGCTTACGACCCGAATTATCGCCCGGCCCTTTGGCAAAGTCGGGGTGGCCTCAAAGCTGCCTGGCGGGCTTGCCAGGAGGTACTGCCATTCACCGATCTGCTGCTGCCCAGCCATCCCGCCGATGATGTCCTCATGACTGACCTCGCGGACTGGCACGGTGTGCAGGTCAGCAAGCGCGGGGCCGAAGGAGCCATTCTGCGCGGTGCCAGCGGAGATACGGTAATTCCGGCGTCCCCGGTAACAGTCACAGACAGCACCGGGGCAGGCGACGCCTTCAACGCTGGCCTGATCAGCGGTCTACTGGAAGGCAGAACCTTGTCGGAGGCGGTAACCTTCGCCCACCGGGTCGCCGGAATTGGGTTGCGGTATCCGGGGGCCATTCCGCCCCGCGCAGAGTTTCACCAGGAGTGCTTGTCGTTGGAAAGGGTTCTGGCAACTAAACGCTGGTAG
- a CDS encoding bifunctional 4-hydroxy-2-oxoglutarate aldolase/2-dehydro-3-deoxy-phosphogluconate aldolase: protein MCWWSTVAGSPAEFVGLLRQARVVGVLRAGSAETAYQAAQAAVKGGLKMIEFTFTTPQVTQVIERFRNEYPGLPVGAGTVMNADQAAAAIKVGAQFLVSPHLGEDIQEVALQRGIPYVPGVLTPTEIVRVLSLGVPVIKLFPAGSAGGTAYLKDLLGPFPDLKVMVTGGIKPARVSDYLQAGALAVGLGSQLFPSQAMQDGDWNAVKEATAHALLESK from the coding sequence ATGTGCTGGTGGTCGACGGTGGCTGGCTCGCCCGCTGAGTTTGTTGGCCTTCTGCGGCAGGCTCGGGTGGTGGGCGTACTGCGCGCCGGAAGCGCCGAAACTGCCTATCAGGCGGCCCAGGCCGCGGTAAAGGGTGGCCTGAAGATGATCGAGTTCACCTTCACAACCCCGCAGGTCACGCAGGTGATCGAACGTTTTCGCAATGAATATCCGGGTCTTCCAGTCGGGGCAGGCACTGTCATGAACGCGGATCAGGCCGCCGCGGCCATCAAGGTGGGCGCACAATTCCTGGTCAGCCCGCATCTGGGCGAGGACATTCAGGAGGTTGCTCTGCAACGAGGGATTCCTTATGTTCCAGGGGTGCTGACGCCCACCGAGATCGTGCGTGTCCTGTCCCTGGGTGTCCCTGTCATCAAACTCTTTCCGGCTGGCTCGGCGGGGGGCACGGCGTACCTTAAAGACCTGCTCGGCCCTTTCCCCGATCTGAAGGTGATGGTGACAGGCGGGATCAAGCCCGCCAGGGTCAGCGATTATCTGCAAGCCGGGGCGCTGGCTGTTGGCCTGGGCAGTCAGCTCTTTCCGAGCCAGGCTATGCAAGACGGCGACTGGAACGCGGTGAAGGAGGCCACAGCTCACGCCCTGCTGGAGTCGAAATGA